One segment of Flavobacteriales bacterium DNA contains the following:
- a CDS encoding D-alanine--D-alanine ligase, producing the protein MNTKPSIAVVAGGYSSEREISLKSASVVQRNLDRSEFDVHLIDLTHEGWYLVGDDGSRSPVDRGDFTVSVPSGTIHFDAVFIAIHGTPGEDGKLQSYFDLLGIPYNTCGAFESALTFEKGVCNQLLRQYNVAGARARLIDIRDEANAEDLAQEFGFPMFVKPSKAGSSYGVSKVKDINGIVPAIQKAQEFDDLVIVEEFLEGREVTCGVFEHEGEITALPLTEIVSENEFFDYEAKYLGASQEITPAHIAPQAQQAIQETSQRIYRLLRLKGMCRMDYILRDGVPHLVEINTVPGLSEASIVPQQVREFGLDLRTFFVNQMKVILKRN; encoded by the coding sequence AAGCCTTCGATCGCCGTTGTCGCCGGTGGTTATTCCAGCGAACGCGAAATATCCTTAAAAAGTGCCTCCGTGGTCCAGCGAAATCTCGACCGGAGCGAATTCGACGTCCATCTCATCGACCTCACTCACGAGGGGTGGTATCTCGTTGGCGACGACGGATCGCGCAGCCCTGTTGACCGCGGTGATTTCACGGTTTCTGTGCCTAGCGGCACGATACATTTTGATGCCGTCTTCATTGCTATCCACGGGACGCCCGGCGAGGATGGTAAACTGCAGTCGTACTTCGACTTACTCGGAATACCCTACAACACCTGTGGGGCATTCGAGTCGGCATTGACCTTTGAAAAGGGGGTATGCAACCAATTGCTTCGTCAATACAACGTGGCTGGTGCTCGCGCCCGACTGATCGACATTCGCGACGAGGCAAATGCTGAAGATTTGGCCCAGGAGTTCGGGTTTCCTATGTTTGTAAAACCGAGTAAAGCAGGATCGAGCTATGGAGTCAGCAAAGTGAAGGATATCAATGGTATAGTGCCCGCAATTCAGAAAGCACAAGAGTTCGACGACTTGGTGATCGTTGAAGAGTTTCTGGAAGGTCGCGAGGTCACCTGCGGTGTATTCGAGCACGAGGGCGAAATAACGGCATTGCCACTCACGGAGATCGTGAGTGAGAACGAATTCTTCGACTACGAGGCCAAATATTTAGGTGCGAGTCAAGAGATCACGCCGGCTCACATCGCGCCGCAGGCGCAACAAGCCATACAAGAAACCAGCCAACGGATATACCGCCTTCTGCGTTTAAAAGGTATGTGCCGGATGGACTATATTCTGCGCGACGGGGTGCCTCACCTCGTCGAAATCAATACCGTGCCGGGATTAAGCGAGGCTAGTATTGTGCCTCAGCAGGTCCGCGAGTTCGGACTCGATCTGCGCACCTTTTTCGTCAACCAAATGAAAGTCATTCTGAAAAGAAATTAG